aagagaagacaacATATCATAGCATGTTTACCAACAGACAAATaattgaagaaagaaagaaagagagagagagggaaagggacaTAATCAAATCACCAACTGTGCGTTTGCGAAAAGCGCCATCAAGAGCTGCTCCACCGTATCAGCATTTGcagaagtaacaaaaaaagacaaaacgaaaacgCACCCCACGCCCTGGTTGATCCACTCCGCTATCACATattataacaataacaaaaccacacacacacacacacacacacgcatgtcTATCCTTTCTTCCACGGCACGACGTGGTAGTAGAAGGCGGAAGCTCACACCACCAGATGaaacacagaaaaacaaaccaaaatcCGACAGCAAacaacgaaagaaaacaagtaCAATCCTCTCAGTACACTTACTCCGTCTCTCAATACAATTCACAAACTATTACAACCCTTTCATTCCACCTTAGCTAACAAATGACGCACCGCTTTGGTTCACGATCGCTTGATGTAAAGATAAAATGGCCCACTTGCTGGGCTCCACTCAACGCTATCCTCTTGCCACCTGTAGTCGACCATCTCGAATTTCTCAAATGCGTCGGGGTCTCGAGCTGCAGCCACGGAGCGGGAGTGCGGATACAAGTCTTCCATGCATAACACGCGACTTCCGATAGGTAGGGATCGCAACCGCTCCGACAAATAATGATTTACGAAGCGAGGCATTAGTAAATTTGCGATCCACACgacacaagaagaagaaaagtagtTGTCCTGCTTCAGAACCTTGCAGAAGTCCCCGCAAACAATGCTCACATCCAACTTCCGACCACGGCGCTTTTCAAATACAGGTCGAAGATGCGTCCACGCCTCTTTCGCCACCTTGGCGTTGTGCTCATTGATTTCCACACCAACGCAACTGGCGCCCGTGGCTAATGCAACATGAAACAAAACGCTGCCATTTCCGCAACCCAAGTCGTAGAAAGTATCATCTGCTGTCACATTTGCCACACGC
The genomic region above belongs to Trypanosoma brucei gambiense DAL972 chromosome 1, complete sequence and contains:
- a CDS encoding DOT1-type methyltrasnferase, putative gives rise to the protein MDARVHRSKRGCGRVLKRSRASSPEVVAEVGTGRPGDPFVLPLRSSPNGSGCHHCPEHSCDCLYVSKELERCYLSLQVSRQVTCKGRRELCAKSVLPPFVARLLRVANVTADDTFYDLGCGNGSVLFHVALATGASCVGVEINEHNAKVAKEAWTHLRPVFEKRRGRKLDVSIVCGDFCKVLKQDNYFSSSCVVWIANLLMPRFVNHYLSERLRSLPIGSRVLCMEDLYPHSRSVAAARDPDAFEKFEMVDYRWQEDSVEWSPASGPFYLYIKRS